GCAGCCAAGCAATGTTGCAACCTCAATCAACAACCAAGGAGACGATCAATGACATATATCGGCACATTCGCAGCGACCCGCGATGGCTTCGAGGGGCATTTGCAGACGCTCACGCTCGATGCCCGGCTCACCCTCGTTCCTGCAGAACCATCCGAAACCGAAAATGCGCCGGACTACCGGATCATGGTGGGTGACAATGACGCCGTCTACGAAGTTGGCGCGGGCTGGAAGCGCGTTGGCGACAAGGCCGGGGACTATATCGCGGTGGTAATCGACGATCCGGCGTTCGCCCGGCCGATACGCGCCAATCTCTTCGCATCCGATGATGGCTCTCATGTACTGACGTGGTCGCGCCCTGCGCGGCGCGCCAGCAAGGCTTGAACCGTGCGCCTCGGTATCGCGCTAACCGCGGCTCTGGCTGCAATGGCACTTGCCTATCCGCTGCACGCGAGCGGGCAATCGCGCGCAGCGCAAACGCACGCAGCTTCAATCGATATTGCAGCACATGTGCGCGAGGCCTCGCAGCGCTTCGGCATTCCCCAGCACTGGATTTATGCGGTGATCCGCGTTGAAAGTGCGGGCCGGACGCGCGCAGTGTCCTCGGCGGGCGCGATGGGATTGATGCAGCTCATGCCCGGCACCTGGGTGCGCCAGCGCGGCCGGTACTCGCTCGGCAGCGATCCTTTCGACCTGCGCGACAATATCCTCGCGGGCACATCGTACTTGCGAGAAATGTATGACCGCTACGGTGCAGCTGGCTTTCTTGCAGCCTATAATGCGGGGCCGGGACGCTACGAGGCCTGGCTTGCCGGACGGCGCTCGCTTCCCCTCGAGACCCGCCGTTATGTCGCGAAGATCGCACCCCTGCTGCAGCCCGGGCGCATCTTTGTCGCGGCGGGTTCGCACCCTACGGGCGCTCCGGGCGCGCCCGCTGAACCTGTTTCCGCTTCGGATTATGCGCCCGGCGATCCGGGTCTCCCGGAGGCCTCGGGCAACGCTCTTGTTCGTCCGCAACGGCCCGCGCATGATCTTTTCGCTCCCGTCTCCGCGGTCGCCGACCAATGACAGCCAGGCCCGCATCCCTGCGTTCTGCGTCGCCCGCTAGCGAAGACTTGCGACTGAGTTGCGGACTGGTCAGAAAGGGTACGAGAGGATGGCAAGATAAAAGCAGCGCCGTCGACCGGGCTGCATGTGGTTGGTTTTTCTGGGTAATTAGCGCCGTCTGGACGACTACAGTGCCGTCGCTACTGCTGATTTTCTGTGTGTTTTCAAAGGCGAAGGCGCCATCGCCTCTTGTTGCGCGGCATGGCTGACGATGATTTCAATATCGAGCCCGGGCGTTCGCGCGACAGCGGCGCTCGCTCCTACAAGAAGGCCAAGACGCTCCTCGGCCGGGTAGCTCAGGTCTCTCACAAGCCGGGATACACACGGTTCAAGGCAAGCGGCTCAGGCGGTCGCGGCACGGGACATTATGGACGCGGCAAGCTCGCTGCGCTGACGCGCAGCAGAAGCGCATTTGGGCGGCGTGTCCTGATCAAGGCCCGCGTTGTTCGTCAATGGCAATCCCAGACCAGGTCCGCGCCGCTCGCGCGTCATATAAATTATATTCAGCGCGAGGGAGCGACGCGCGACGGATCGCAGGGCCGGATGTTCGATGCAACGTCAGACGAGGCCGATGGGGATAGCTTTGCCGAGCGCTGCGAGGACGACCGGCACCACTTCCGCTTCATCGTCTCTCCTGAGGATGCCAACGAGATGGGCGACCTGCGCGCCTTCACGCGTGAATTTATGACCGACATGGCCAACGATCTCGACACCAGCCTTGACTGGGTGGCCGTCGATCACTGGAACACCGACAATCCGCATATCCATGTGCTGGTTCGCGGCGTCGCAACAGGCGGCGAGGACCTTGTGATCGACCGCGCCTATATCAGCGAGGGGATGCGCGCCCGCGCCGAGGAACGCGTGACCATCGAGCTGGGACCGCGCAGCGAACGTGATATCCTCAATGCTCTGGCGCGCGAGGTTGACGCTGAACGCTGGACCAGTCTCGATCGCCGCCTGCACAAGCAACGCGGCGCGTTTGGCGAGATCGATCTGCGGCCCGAAGCCGGTTCGGACGCACGTAGGGATCGCTCGATCTTGATTGGTCGCGCCCAGGTGCTCGAACGCATGGGACTGGCTGAGCAGGTGGGACCAGCAAGCTGGACGCTGGCATCCGATATCGAGCCCACGCTTCGGGCACTTGGAGAACGCGGCGACATCATCAAAACGATGCACCGGGCCATGACCGGCAAAGGCTTTGATGCGGACCCGGCGCGGCTGGCTTTGCATGACGAAGCGAACGGTGAGCGTGTGATTGGCAGGCTCGTCGAGCGCGGGCTGCATGACGAGCTTACTGGCAAGGCCTTTGCCATCGTCGACGGGGCCGATGGGCGCATTCATCACCTGCGTTTTCCCGACCTCGAGCGGACAGGTGATGCCGCGCCAGGTGCCATCGTGGAGACGAGCGCATGGACCGATCGGAAAGGCCGGCAGCAGATGAGCCTGCTTGTTCGCTCCGACTTCACTCTCGAAAGACAGATCGGTGCAGGCGGTGCGACCTGGCTTGATCGGCAACTCGTATCGCCCCGCCTCAAAACCGTGGCAGGCGGGTTCGGGTCGGAGGTACGCGAGGCATTGGCTAAACGGGCCGATGTCCTCCTGGAGCAAGGCTTAGCCAAGCGTCAGGGGCAAAAGATCGTCTATGCTCGCAATCTGCTTGGCACTTTGCGTGACCGGGACCTGGCCAATGCGAGCGATGCGCTCGCCTCGCGTCACGGAAGCACCATGCAGAGCGCGACTTCCGGGGATCATGTCGCAGGCGTGTATCGGGAACGCGTCACACTCGCTTCGGGCCGGTTCGCGATGATCGACAACGGTGTGGGTTTCCAACTCGTCCCCTGGCGGCAGGATCTGGAGCGCCATCTGGGCCAGACGGTCGCAGGCAGGGTCAACGAGCGCGGCAGTGTTGACTGGAGCTTCACGCGCTCACGGGGGCCTTCTGTCTGACGGGGCTGTGCAGACAAATCTGTCCTTGACGAAACACCATGTGATGCGTAAACAAGCGTCAGGAGATGCGATATGGCAAGTATAGCATTAGAGCAAGCCGAAGCACCGCGAGGCATTCAGACCTTCGCGGCCAGTGATGATCGTGACCGCCTGACGGGCGCGGCAGTCAAAGCCGTTCTGCGACTTGTCGACGCTTGGGGTGGCAGTAATGCCGAGGGCGCTGCGCTGCTCGGTGTCTCTGAAAGTACCTGGGACCGGATGAAGGCCGGAACTTGGGAAGGCGCGCTTAGCCAGGACCAGTTGACGCGCGCTTCGGCGTTGATCGGCTTGTTCAAGGGGCTGCATCTGCTGTTTGCCGACGACATGGCCGACCGCTGGCCCAGGCTCGTCAATACGGCACCTGTGTTCGACCGGCTTTCGCCAGTCCAGGCAATGATCGAAGGCGGTATCCCGCGTATGCTCGAAACCCGCCAGTATATTGACGCGCTTCGTGGCGGGCTCTGAGAGCGATCCCGAACCGCCGTCGGCCGATCTGGCTACCAAACGAGAAGCGTTCGAGCGCACCATTCGGCTGGTTTCGAGTGCGCGCCTGCGCGACGCGGCGATGGCGCCGCTCACTGACGATGACGATGAACTTACGCTGCTTGCGGAGATCGAAGGGGCGACTAGCTCGCGCCTGATAGCCGAGGAGCGCGGCCATGGCGGCCTTAGCGCCGAAGAATTGGTGCACGGCGTGCCGCATGCCAAGTTCATCAATGCGAGTTTCGCTTACGCCAAACCACGCGAGCCGGGGCGATTTAACCCCGCGGATCGTGGGGCTTGGTACGCGGCCCTGGCGGTCGAAACCTGCCTCGCCGAGGTCGGACATCACCTGACTCAGGCGTTGGCGGATGCAGCCGATTTCAATGCCGTGGTGGAATATGGCGAGATGATTGCAAGTATGTCCGGCATCTTTGTCGACCTGCGCGGCACGTCCGATCATCCCGGCCTCCATCCAAATGCTGAAAAGGGTTATCCGGTCGGCAACGCGCTGGCGGCGCAGGCTCGTGCCGAGGGTCACAACGGCATCATCTATCCCTCGGTTCGCCATCCGGAAGGGATTTGCATCGCGGCGCTATGGCCCAATGTCGTTCAGTCGGTGACTCAGGGCGCCATGTACCGTCTGACCTGGTCGGGTAGTCCTGAATTTACATGGGAGGCCGCGTAGGTTCTAGACGCTCATTCTGTCTCAGGGGTTGGGTGGGACGAACATCTCATTCTCATTAATCCGCCGATTTCGCATGCTCGACTATCATCAGGACAAGCCCTGCGAAAACCAACCCGAAGCCCAAAAGGTGAGACCAGCGAAAGGATTCGCCAAGTAGGACGTAAGATAGGACAAGCGCGCTAAGGGGCATGACTGCCATCGCACCTGCCGTGAGTGCTCCTGGCGCTTTGCGGGCACCATTATACCATAGAACAGGAGCGAGCCCTCCTGTGGCCGCACCCCAAAAGGCCAGCGCAAAATAACCATCCCGACCTATGCCGGAAAAATCAAACGGTCGAGAGTCGAAAACAAAAGCCAGAGCAACGAAGAGCAAAGCGGCAATGAGCGATGCTGCCAGAGTGGCTTCCAGTGAGCTGATCCCGTCGGACAGTTTGCGCGCAAGCAGGGTGTAGGCTGCCTCGAAGCACACAGCCATTGCGACAAGCGCTGCGCCAAGGATCGGCGCTTCGGTGGCTCCGCTTCCCCCGGTTCGCAGCAGATTGATCATTACGATCCCCGCGATCGCAAGGGCCAATGCTCCTGATGTGCGCCAGTTCATTGCGGCACCGAAGAAAACTACGGCCGCGGCGGCAGTCACTGCCGGTGTCGCGCTCATGATCGTGGAGCCGATCACGCCTGTGGTGAGACGCATGCCAAAAAGCATGGCTGCGGTGAAACCGACCATCCCGAATAATGAGATCGCGACAATCACCAACCAGTCCGACCGCTTCGCACGAGCAAACCTTTTCGTCAGCAACCATGTGAATGGAGCAAGGACCAGACAAGCGATCAGCATGCGCATGCATGACGCTGTGAAGACCGAGAACTGCTGCCCGATTAACTTGCTGAGCGGCGTTGCACTGCCAAAGAGTGCCATGCCTAGCAAAAGCTGCACGACAATCGCAGGAGTGGTCGTTGGTCTCTCGGATACCATGATACTGGAACGACTTAACATGTCGGGTTTCGTTCGCAAATCATAGCCTTGTTGTCTTATCCGGCACAGGGTCCAGCAAGCGGGTTCCGTGCCAGCCGCGCTGGATTGATCCGTCTTGCCACGACCCCGCCTCCTGCTTCTTTGGCTACGCTGGACCCCGATCACACGCATTCGAACTTGATACCGGCGTTACAACTGCCTCCTGTTATTGAGCGAAAGGAGGCGACTGTGTCGGCAACCAAGATCCTGTGGGGCCAGATCCTGGCCGTATTTGCGCTGGCGCTTGCAGGAGTCTGGGCGGCCACCCAATGGACTGCTGCAACGCTCGGCTACCAGCAAGAGCTCGGTCCAGCATGGTTCACCGCGTTTGGTCAGCCGGTCTATCCGCCATATTCGATCTTCTGGTGGTGGTTCAGCTTCGAGGCCTATGCTCCGCGAATATTCGAAACCGGCGGGATGATCGCCGCATCGGGCGGTCTGATTGCGGTGGTTGTGGCAATCGCCATGTCGGTCTGGCGTGCCCGCGAGGCCCGGACCAGCGCGACCTATGGCTCCGCGCGCTGGGCAACCCGCTCCGAGATCGCCCGCGAAGGGCTACTCGGCGGCAAAGGCGCAGTGATCGGTCGCCATGCCAATCTCTATTTACGGCATGACGGACCCGAGCATGTGCTGTGTTTCGCCCCGACGCGCAGCGGCAAAGGTGTCGGCCTCGTTGTCCCGACGCTGCTGACCTGGCCGCATTCGGCCATCGTTCACGACATCAAAGGCGAAAACTGGGATCTCACCGCAGGCTTCCGTTCGCGTTTCAGTCGGGTCCTGCTGTTCGATCCGACCAATGAAGCCTCTGCGCCGTACAATCCGCTGATGGAGGTGCGCCGGGGAATTAACGAAGTGCGCGACGTCCAGAACATCGCCGACGTGCTGGTCGATCCCGAAGGCTCACTCGAACGCCGCAACCATTGGGAAAAGACAAGCCATGCCTTGCTGGTCGGAGCGATCCTCCATGTTCTTTATGCCGAGCCTGACAAGACCCTGGCCGGAGTGGCGTCGTTCCTGTCCGACCCGAAACGCTCGATCGAGACGACGCTCACCGCAATGATGGCAACGCAGCATCTGGGAGCGGAAGGCGTCCACCCGGTTGTGGCGAGCGCCGCACGCGAACTGCTTAACAAGTCGGAGAATGAGCGTTCGGGCGTCCTCTCAACCGCGATGTCTTTCCTTGGTCTCTACCGCGATCCGGTGATCGCCAAAGTCACGCGGCAATGCGACTGGCGGATCGCCGATCTCGTCGATCCGGCGCGCCCCGTCACACTCTATCTCGTCGTGCCGCCGTCCGACATCAGCCGCACCAAGCCGCTTATCCGGCTCATTCTCAACCAGCTGGGCCGCCGCCTGACCGAAGACCTGAACGAAGGATCGGATCGACGCCGATTGCTGCTGATGCTTGACGAATTTCCGGCGCTCGGTCGTCTCGACTTTTTCGAAAGCGCGCTTGCCTTCATGGCAGGCTACGGCATCAAGGCATTCCTGATCGCGCAATCGCTCAACCAGATCGAGAAGGCTTACGGTCAGAACAACGCGATCCTCGATAATTGTCATGTCCGGGTCTGCTTTGCGACCAATGACGAGCGCACGGCGAAGCGCATTTCTGAATCGCTTGGCACCGCGACCGAACTGCGCGCGATGAAGAATTACGCTGGGCACCGGCTCTCGCCATGGCTTGGTCATCTGATGGTCTCGCGCAGCGAAACCGCCCGGGCCTTGCTCACCCAGGGCGAGATCATGCAGCTGCCCGATACCGATGAGATTGTGATGCTTGCAGGCGCGCATCCGATCCGGGCGAAGAAAGCGCGCTATTATGCCGATCCCAGATTGGCGAAGCGGGTTGAGCCGCCGCCGGTGGCCGAACAATCGTGCAGTGAGCCCGACGCCGGAGAATGGGAAGGGGTGATTGCGCGCGCACTCAAGTGCCCGCTTGTGGCGTCGGATGCCGCTGAGCTGGAAGATCGCGACACAGTTGCCGATGGCGGTGTCCGGCGCGAGCCTGAACTGCCCCAGCACGAAGATATTGCGCCCGCGCCATCGCCACCGCGCAATGAATTCGAGTTCGACGATCGGCGCGATGACGAAGAGGCGAGCAGAAACCGCCGGATCGCCGACCAGATGCGCGCCAATGCACAGCGGGCGGCGCTTGATCCCGATGACGGGATCGAATTGTGAGCAAGGGCAACCGCATCAAGCACACTTTTCGCCTGCCGCCCGCTCTCTCGCGGCAACTGGCCGACTTCGCTGGACGCAAGCGTGTATCGCAGGCTTCGGTGGTCGAAGCCGCGATCGCTTCGTTCTTGTCGCCCGATGGTTCGGAGAGACTCGAGGCGGCATTCAGCCGGCGGTTGGACCGGATTTCGCGGCAGATCGACAAGCTCGACTATCACGTCGAGGTCGGAAATGAGGCGTTTGCTCTTTACCTGCGGCGCTGGCTCGAAGTCACGCCCGCGCTTGGTGCCGGTGCCTCTGCTGCTGCGCGGGCCGACGCCGAGAAACGCTTCAGTCATCTCGTCGAGGCGCTGGCCCGCAGAATGGAAACGGGAAAGCACCTGTCCGACGAGCTTATTCGTCGGGAGCCACAACATGATGAGGCGGAAAATGGCCAATAGGCCATTGGAAGCGCGCCTCGGTGTCTTCACGGCAACTTCGCGCGCAAAGACGCGCAGACCTTGGTCAAATGCTTCAGTTGGGAAGGAGGAGAGATGCGCTCTGGAGCAGGGCGAATTGCCGACGCGCCAGTCTATAGGTGCAACTATTCCAACTGCTTGCTAGAGGTTGTGTAATGCGCACCGAACTCGATCATCTGCCACCGCAAAAACAGCGCGAGCTTGAGCGCGTGGTGCAGCTTATCTTCGAAGAATTCGATGACGCCTTCGCGCTGGCGAGGCACGACTGGAAGAAGGCCGGGCGCATCCTCAAGGTCATTCTGTACGGCAGCTATGCACGCGGAACATGGGTCGATGAACCCCATACTGCAAAGGGCTACCAGTCTGACTATGATCTGCTTGTTATCGTCAATGACAAGCGTCTGGTTGACCGCATCAAGTACTGGTCCAAGCTCGATGACCGGCTGATGCGCGAATACGGCGTCACCAAGACCCTCAACACGCCGGTGAATTTTATCGTCCACACATTGCAGGAAGTGAACGACGGCCTCGCGCACGGGCGCTACTTCTTCATGGATGTCGCGAAAGACGGGGTGGCGCTCTACCAGGCAGACGACACCGAACTGCATAAGCCTAAGCCCAAAACGCCCGAGCAGGCACTCGCGATGGCGCAGGAGTATTTCGACGAGTGGTTTCCAACCGCGATGCAGCGATACGAGCTATCAAAGGTGGGTCGAGAGCGAGGGTTTCTAAAACCGGCAGCGTTTGACATGCATCAATCCGCCGAATTCCTCTATCACTGCGTGCTTTTGGTCTGCACCTTCTACACGCCGCACGTGCACAACCTCGGTTTTCTGCGCACCCAAGCGGAGAGGATTGATCCACGCCTCACCTATGTCTGGCCACGCGATACGCGCCGCGATCGGGCGCGCTTTGAAAAGCTCAAAGAAGCCTACGTGAAGGCCCGCTACTCACAGCACTACCGCATCACCAAGGAGGAACTCGAATGGCTCGGAGAGCAGGTCGAGGAGCTCGGCCGCGTTGTCCATGATATATGCTCGGTAAGGCTTGAGAAGCTCAAGAGTGAAGCAGTCGCTTGACCGTGGCTTGCCAGCGGGCCCGATTACACTTCACACTATGACTGTTTTGCGCCCTAATCTCGGTCATTCGTGGCTGCACTTAAAAGGACCAAAGCGGTCGTTTCGATCGTCATATTTGCTCGGATGCGATGGGGCGATTTGCCGGAACGACAAACACCCCAGGTGCCCGTCCGGCACGTGGCGGATCCCTCATGTTCGCAGCAGCGGCTTGGTTTGCCGTTCTCCTCTTCACAGGAGAAACGCTCTCACATCTCGATGAGAGCGAGATGGGCGGGGCACGTGGACTGGCAGAAAGCGGGGCGCTGGCTATTGCGCGATCATGGCGGAGGTCGATCGCCGCATCGCGGGCCGCTCACCATAGGTTAGCGCGCGCCAGACCCATTCGAGCGGGCCGTAAGAGAAGCGCTTGAGCCAGAAATTGCTGATCAGAACTTGCGCCCCGTAGAAAATCGCCACCAGTGGCAGGAAGGTGGCGATGCCGGCCTTGCCAGCCAAGGCGAGTCCAGGCCCGACCCCGGTGAGGATCAGGACAATCGCAATGCTCTGAAGCACATAGTTGGTCAGCGCCATCCGCCCCACCGCTCCGAACGGGGCGACAAGCCACTTGGCGGACCGGCCATTGAAAAGGAGAATGAGCGCGCAGCCGTAGCCGATTGCAATCAGCGGCGTCGCCAAGGCGTGAAGAATGCCGCCCCATGCGCTGATCGCCGAGAGCGTGGTGCCCGGCTCGGCATTCTCGGTAAGGAGATGGGTCGCTTCCAGCGCAAGGCCAAGCACCAGGGTGGGCCACAATACCCGGCGGAACGGCGCGAGATTCGTCGAGGCGTTTTGGATCCACCCCTTTCGCGCGATCCACGCGCCGATATAAAACCTCCCGGTAGCGTATGCGATCCAGGCAACGAGGCCGCCGTTCATGATCCAGCCGAGCCAGTTGTTTTCCGCCATCAAGCTCATGAAGGTGACAAAATCGCCTGACTGCGCTGCGGCCTGGCGGGCCAAGACTTCGCTATCGGCGGAAGTGATCGCATCGAGCGTGACCGAAACGCCGGACCACTCGAAAACACCGGAGATCAGAGGCTTGGCAAACAGGAGCAGCGCCCCTCCGACGACCAGCATCGTGCGCGCTGACAGCTTGCGACTGAACAGCAGGATGAAAGCGGCGATCCCGTAGACATGCAGGACATCCCAGGAAAACAGCAGAAAGAAGTGCAGCCAGCCGAAGATCAGGAGGATGCCGGCACGCCGGAAGTAGATCGAGCGGAACGGTGCGCCGCGTGCTTCCAGGCGCTCCATTTGAATCCAGAACCCCATGCCGAACAGGCAGGCGAACAGGGTGTTGGCCTTGTCGGAAACGAACAGGCGCAGCCAGAATTCGATCGAGCTGTTGAGCGCGGCGTTGGGTAATGCGGCAAGTTGATCGGCGGTGATGGTGACGCTCTCGCCGCCAAATTCCCACAGGTTGATCGTCATTACTCCGAGCAAGGCGAAGCCTCGCAGCACGTCGAGCTCCCCGACCCTGTCTTTCGCAGTAATCGGGGCGACCGCCTCGCTCATGGCGCTTTGCCGGTGGCCCGCGCGACAGCGAGTGTATCAATATGCTGCTGGAAGGTAGCGATCTTGCCATCCTCGACAGTCCAGACATGGACAACCTGCGGGTTGCAGGGCTGCCCGGTCGCCTTCCCGGTGCCGGTGTAACGGCCTTCCATCACGACGCTGGTCTCGTCCGCGATGAAACGTCCCGGCTCGACGCCGAAATCGTCCAGCACGTCGCCCAACCGCGCGAAGACGCCTTCGAGCACGGCCTGCGCGCCGACATAGGGATTGCGGTCCGCCAGCGGGAAGTTCTCCGCCTCCATCCAGCGGACGTCATCGGCCATCAGCGATGCAGCTGTGTCCTTGTCGCCAGTGCCGACGGCAGCATAGAATTGCTGCACGATCTCCAGTGCCCTGGTCATGGTGTGCTCCTTACAAAGATAGGTGGAAGCCGCCGTCGGGTGTCAGTGTAGTGCCGGTCACGAAGCTGGCATCTTCGGAGCAGAGGAAGGCGATGCAGCGCGCTATTTCCTCTGGCTCCCCGAAGCGCCGCATATGTTTGCGCTGACGAATGCCATCGAAGGCTTCGGCGCCGAGATTGCCCTTGATCTGTTCGTGCAGCGGCGTGTGGATGACGCCGGGGCACAGCAGATTCACGCGTATGCCGTGTTCGGCCAGCTCTGCGGAGGCGGAGGTCGTCAGCCCCAACTGGCCGGCCTTGGACGCGGTGTATGTGCTGGCTCCGGGGCAACCCAGGAACGTGTTGACCGATCCGATATTGACGATCGATCCGCCATTGCCCGCCGCCAGCATGGCGCGCGCTTCATGCTTGAGACACAGGAAATTGCCGCGAAGGTTTACCGCCATCACGCGGTCCCAGTAATCGTCTGGCGTGTCGATCAGCGGATAGACCTCGGCACCGATGCCCGCGTTGTTGACGGCAAGATCGAGCCGTCCATGCGTGTCTACCGCATGCGCCACCATCGCTTCGACGTCGCTGGCCTGTGCGACATCGGTGACGACAGCGCTTGCCTTGCCTCCCGCCTGTTCGATCTGCGCGACCAGTTCGTCGAGCACCTCCGTGCGGCGCGCCGCGACCACGACCGTGGCTCCGCGCTCGGCCAGGATCAGCGCCGTTGCCTTGCCAATCCCGCTGCTGGCACCGGTGACAATGGCGACCTTTCCCTCGAAAACGGACACCTTACGGGTTCCCTTCGTTCGAGACATCGGCAGCCATCCGCCAGCGGCCATCCTCGCGAACCCAGAGCAGCAAGGCATAACCACCGAAGAGTGAGGTGCCCTCGGCGTCGAACACTTCGTATTTCTGCAATTCGGTGAAGGCGTCGGGCCCGAGGCGCCTTATCGACACGACGTCGAACGTCGCATCGGCGGCCTCGCTTTCGGCAACGCCTTCCCAGAAGGCAGCGAGTGCCGTCCGGTCGCTCAGCAGCGTATACCCCGAGGGCGAAAAGACGGCATCGTCGGTGTAAAGCGCGAGGATCGGCTCGGTATTTCCCGACTTGATCGCCTCGAGAACAACCTCGGTCCGGTTGGCCAGCACGCTGTCCAGAGAGGAATCGACTTGGGCCGTATCGGCTCGTTCGAGCTTCACCAGCGCATTGCCGAGGTTCGAGACGTAAACCGCCCCATCGGGTGCCAGGATGATGCCGGTCAGCAGGCCGGGCATCGGCTCCCACATCTCCGGTGTCAGAAGCGGCAGGATCGGTTCGCCCGCTTCCAGCCGTCGATAGGTCTCGGTAACGATGCGAGCGCTCGTCTCGGGCGCAGGATTGAACATTGTGCGCCGATCGCCGGTATCGGGATCAACCACATAAACGGCGTTCGCGAAGGGGCTGGCGACCCACAGCATGCCATCGCGATCCAGCTCGATATTATCGGGCGTGGGAAGGGTCGCGAGGACGCGGCGGTCGCTCAATTCGCCCGTCGCCTGGTCCACCGCGAAGCTGAGAATGCGGCTCCGCACGATTTCGGCGACATATAGTCGCGCCCGCGCCCCGTCGAAGGCGATACCATTGGCGAAGTCGAGCCCGTCGGCCACCTTGATGGCAACTGGCTCGGGCTTGCCAACCTGTTCGGGCGCGATCCGGAAAACAGCCCCGTCGCCAAGCGGCTTGTCGGCCGCAGCGAACATCCGCGCTTCGCTGCCTTCGCCTGCTGCGTTCTCGGTCGACTGCGTGAACCAGATCGCGCCGGTCGGGTCGCGCACGACGGCGTTTACCCCGTAGGGGTGATCGTAAATCCGCGTCACCGCTTCGGTCTCGGTATCGACGCGGTAAATGTGTCCGCCGGTTATGTCGGCGACCAGCACGTGGCGACCGTCCGGCTCCCAGGATACGCCGTTCGGGCTGTTCCACATGGGGTCCGGCTTCGACCTGAAGCCCGCTCGCGCGAAATCGCCGAACGGCGTCTTGGTGCCGTCGGCAGACAGGGTAACGAGACCGTGATCCCAATCCCCGACCAACAACCTGCCGTCGGGGAGGACGACCCCGTCTTCGGCGTGGGTGAGCGAGCGGTCGGCCGGAAAAAACGAGTATTCATCGCTTGGCCCGCCAGGAGCCCACGCCTCTTGCGGCTTGATCTCGACCCGGATGAGACGGACTGTCACGTCGTCGCTCAGGTTGACGGGAGAATGCGGCGCTTCAGGCCCCTTCCAAAGCGTCACCGGAAAGGGCATTGGTGGCACTTTGCGTGAATCGAAAATCACGTTGCCCTCGGCATCGCGGTCGATCCAGTCGCCGGCCTGCTGGAGATACAACACGCTGGGCCAGCGGTGGAAATGCAAGGGCTCTACTTCACCCGGTGCCAGCGTCACTTCCAGAACGCGAACCTGATCGTTCTCGAGCAGGATCTTGTGATTCTCGGCGGCTGCTACCGTAGCCTCGAGTTCCGCTGGCCAAGTATCGGGATCGCCCGTCACGTAGCCGATATTCGCATCGCCCCCGCCGGTGGTCGTAGCGACATCGCTCTCTTGCGCTCCTGACGGAGAGGCTAGCATCGTGGCTGCTAGAAGCGCGCCCAAA
This genomic window from Qipengyuania sp. HL-TH1 contains:
- a CDS encoding conjugal transfer protein TraG; translation: MSATKILWGQILAVFALALAGVWAATQWTAATLGYQQELGPAWFTAFGQPVYPPYSIFWWWFSFEAYAPRIFETGGMIAASGGLIAVVVAIAMSVWRAREARTSATYGSARWATRSEIAREGLLGGKGAVIGRHANLYLRHDGPEHVLCFAPTRSGKGVGLVVPTLLTWPHSAIVHDIKGENWDLTAGFRSRFSRVLLFDPTNEASAPYNPLMEVRRGINEVRDVQNIADVLVDPEGSLERRNHWEKTSHALLVGAILHVLYAEPDKTLAGVASFLSDPKRSIETTLTAMMATQHLGAEGVHPVVASAARELLNKSENERSGVLSTAMSFLGLYRDPVIAKVTRQCDWRIADLVDPARPVTLYLVVPPSDISRTKPLIRLILNQLGRRLTEDLNEGSDRRRLLLMLDEFPALGRLDFFESALAFMAGYGIKAFLIAQSLNQIEKAYGQNNAILDNCHVRVCFATNDERTAKRISESLGTATELRAMKNYAGHRLSPWLGHLMVSRSETARALLTQGEIMQLPDTDEIVMLAGAHPIRAKKARYYADPRLAKRVEPPPVAEQSCSEPDAGEWEGVIARALKCPLVASDAAELEDRDTVADGGVRREPELPQHEDIAPAPSPPRNEFEFDDRRDDEEASRNRRIADQMRANAQRAALDPDDGIEL
- a CDS encoding HEPN domain-containing protein; this translates as MRTELDHLPPQKQRELERVVQLIFEEFDDAFALARHDWKKAGRILKVILYGSYARGTWVDEPHTAKGYQSDYDLLVIVNDKRLVDRIKYWSKLDDRLMREYGVTKTLNTPVNFIVHTLQEVNDGLAHGRYFFMDVAKDGVALYQADDTELHKPKPKTPEQALAMAQEYFDEWFPTAMQRYELSKVGRERGFLKPAAFDMHQSAEFLYHCVLLVCTFYTPHVHNLGFLRTQAERIDPRLTYVWPRDTRRDRARFEKLKEAYVKARYSQHYRITKEELEWLGEQVEELGRVVHDICSVRLEKLKSEAVA
- a CDS encoding DUF418 domain-containing protein; this encodes MSEAVAPITAKDRVGELDVLRGFALLGVMTINLWEFGGESVTITADQLAALPNAALNSSIEFWLRLFVSDKANTLFACLFGMGFWIQMERLEARGAPFRSIYFRRAGILLIFGWLHFFLLFSWDVLHVYGIAAFILLFSRKLSARTMLVVGGALLLFAKPLISGVFEWSGVSVTLDAITSADSEVLARQAAAQSGDFVTFMSLMAENNWLGWIMNGGLVAWIAYATGRFYIGAWIARKGWIQNASTNLAPFRRVLWPTLVLGLALEATHLLTENAEPGTTLSAISAWGGILHALATPLIAIGYGCALILLFNGRSAKWLVAPFGAVGRMALTNYVLQSIAIVLILTGVGPGLALAGKAGIATFLPLVAIFYGAQVLISNFWLKRFSYGPLEWVWRALTYGERPAMRRSTSAMIAQ
- a CDS encoding nuclear transport factor 2 family protein; the encoded protein is MTRALEIVQQFYAAVGTGDKDTAASLMADDVRWMEAENFPLADRNPYVGAQAVLEGVFARLGDVLDDFGVEPGRFIADETSVVMEGRYTGTGKATGQPCNPQVVHVWTVEDGKIATFQQHIDTLAVARATGKAP
- a CDS encoding SDR family NAD(P)-dependent oxidoreductase, producing MSVFEGKVAIVTGASSGIGKATALILAERGATVVVAARRTEVLDELVAQIEQAGGKASAVVTDVAQASDVEAMVAHAVDTHGRLDLAVNNAGIGAEVYPLIDTPDDYWDRVMAVNLRGNFLCLKHEARAMLAAGNGGSIVNIGSVNTFLGCPGASTYTASKAGQLGLTTSASAELAEHGIRVNLLCPGVIHTPLHEQIKGNLGAEAFDGIRQRKHMRRFGEPEEIARCIAFLCSEDASFVTGTTLTPDGGFHLSL